Proteins found in one Deinococcus misasensis DSM 22328 genomic segment:
- a CDS encoding DUF309 domain-containing protein: MQDRFKAGARLFNRRAYWEAHEAWEADWRTAEGEERKYLSALILLAAALHKRWVHENVKHRNFDKALRYLNDLPCHYDGVNLDALKNSVWEALSDPEVTPNIPLD; encoded by the coding sequence ATGCAAGATCGGTTCAAAGCAGGGGCAAGGCTGTTCAACAGGCGGGCCTACTGGGAGGCACACGAAGCCTGGGAAGCAGATTGGCGCACCGCTGAGGGAGAGGAGCGCAAATACCTCTCGGCTTTGATTTTGCTGGCTGCAGCCTTACACAAAAGATGGGTGCATGAAAATGTCAAACACCGTAATTTTGATAAAGCCCTTCGTTACTTAAATGATTTGCCCTGTCACTACGATGGGGTCAATCTGGATGCACTTAAGAATTCCGTGTGGGAAGCGTTGAGTGATCCTGAAGTCACCCCCAATATTCCTCTGGATTGA